In the Brassica napus cultivar Da-Ae chromosome A7, Da-Ae, whole genome shotgun sequence genome, one interval contains:
- the LOC106357228 gene encoding disease resistance protein Roq1, with amino-acid sequence MSQFSLLSDRTIKMTSSTPPTIPKYDVFLSFRGLDTRRNFISFLYKELVRRNIRTFKDDKELESGRKISPELERAIQESKFAVVVISANYAASTWCLQELVKIMDFVNKGSLTVIPVFHGVEPCHVRWQMEKFAVQFEEHKSEDREKVLSWGHALTNLANISGHCSSEWEDDSMMVDEIARRISTWIDTTRKPTRTGSNLVGIDVHMKAVSRLIDLNSKKKSVRVIGIWGRGGNGRSALAEFVYKNICQHFGSHCFLENVKRISQDRHMSHLRQEVLKRVQVESNQKVLLVANEVNKLEHFDALAEDFSCFGPGSIVIITTQDKQLLVSAGIKLVYEAEPLAFQKVRELFRQLGFRVREGAIESELCKGTNLAMKWLGCCLPVRSGYRKLS; translated from the exons ATGAGTCAATTTTCTTTACTCTCAGACAGAACCATTAAGATGACTTCTTCTACTCCACCAACCATCCCGAAGTACGATGTCTTTCTGAGCTTCAGAGGACTCGACACTCGCCGCAACTTCATCAGCTTCCTCTACAAAGAACTCGTCCGAAGGAACATCCGCACCTTCAAAGACGACAAGGAGCTCGAGAGCGGCCGGAAGATTTCGCCGGAGCTAGAACGCGCCATCCAAGAATCCAAGTTCGCCGTAGTTGTGATCTCCGCGAACTACGCCGCGTCCACTTGGTGCCTTCAAGAACTCGTCAAGATCATGGATTTCGTCAACAAGGGCTCACTCACCGTGATCCCCGTCTTCCACGGCGTTGAGCCGTGTCACGTGAGGTGGCAGATGGAAAAATTCGCCGTACAGTTTGAGGAGCACAAGAGCGAAGATCGCGAGAAAGTCCTCTCGTGGGGACACGCGTTGACCAATCTCGCGAATATCTCCGGCCATTGTTCATCggaatg GGAAGATGACTCGATGATGGTGGACGAGATTGCTAGGAGGATATCAACGTGGATTGACACAACGAGAAAACCAACAAGAACCGGAAGTAACCTAGTGGGGATTGATGTACACATGAAAGCTGTGTCGCGGTTAATAGATCTGAACTCGAAGAAGAAGTCTGTGAGAGTGATAGGTATCTGGGGGAGAGGAGGCAACGGTAGATCGGCTCTCGCTGAGTTCGTGTACAAGAACATCTGTCAACACTTCGGAAGCCATTGCTTCCTGGAGAATGTGAAGAGGATATCTCAGGACCGTCACATGTCGCATCTACGCCAAGAGGTTCTTAAAAGGGTGCAAGTAGAATCGAACCAGAAGGTTCTGCTAGTGGCGAACGAAGTTAATAAACTTGAACACTTTGATGCTCTTGCAGAGGATTTCAGCTGTTTTGGTCCGGGGAGTATAGTTATCATCACTACACAAGACAAGCAGTTGCTTGTTTCAGCCGGTATAAAGCTTGTTTACGAAGCCGAGCCTCTGGCGTTCCAGAAAGTTCGTGAACTATTCAGACAGTTAGGTTTCAGAGTCAGGGAGGGAGCTATTGAGTCTGAATTGTGTAAGGGAACTAATCTTGCCATGAAATGGTTAGGTTGTTGTCTACCTGTTAGATCTGGTTACAGGAAATTgtcttaa